Proteins encoded by one window of Balneola sp.:
- a CDS encoding OmpH family outer membrane protein, with protein sequence MSNSNPSSTNSSLLYGVLVIALIALGLSVYQFITPKQIAFVESNVLLAEYSESKEAREELNTRIEEWQANVTTLNNELEALNTELVEQAEGWSQSQRDTHLQTMQQKQQELGRYSQAVNQRAAELEAELMDPVYATINNRVEAFAKEYGYSLVFGTVQGGNILYGAETVNATWDFINYLEGDE encoded by the coding sequence ATGTCGAATAGTAATCCATCCAGTACGAATAGCTCACTTTTATATGGGGTGCTTGTTATAGCATTAATCGCGCTGGGATTAAGTGTATACCAGTTCATCACCCCCAAGCAAATTGCTTTTGTTGAAAGTAATGTGCTATTGGCGGAGTACTCCGAATCAAAGGAAGCCAGGGAAGAACTCAATACCAGAATTGAAGAGTGGCAAGCCAATGTAACCACCCTAAATAATGAACTGGAAGCATTAAACACAGAGCTGGTGGAACAGGCAGAAGGATGGAGCCAATCCCAACGAGATACCCATCTTCAAACCATGCAGCAAAAGCAACAGGAACTAGGGCGATATAGTCAGGCCGTGAACCAGCGAGCTGCCGAACTGGAAGCCGAACTTATGGATCCGGTATATGCCACCATCAACAACCGGGTAGAAGCTTTTGCCAAAGAATATGGCTACTCCTTGGTTTTTGGTACGGTACAGGGAGGAAATATCCTCTATGGAGCGGAAACGGTAAATGCTACCTGGGACTTTATCAACTACCTGGAAGGAGATGAGTAA
- a CDS encoding PKD domain-containing protein, translating to MRMRTKHPIPTIHTIMKNSVKITMLLCAVTLFIGTSNTWAQGPVQPEAMQFEPVDVTDVVNLATGDFVYTIPLMEVPGPEGGYPIVLSYHSGIGPNQPATWVGLGWTLNPGAINRTISGYPDDYDGDIVKTTYKSDKRSGWGVSIGAGFGSYGLNMEYDTHRGFGGTVSLGIKSGGPGSETGLGVEFGYHQKEKFSLNGYASVAGKSRISIGTEGASFSANNLPFSPRISSNGDNVNLSLQAGSIGMSLNSNQKGANFGIAGSGFSTSTTAGGGTYNSFSFFLPIPTPYGFTLNLGYSEWEWYLDELDVEPSYGFLNKTEGQKNERIASGKYLFPANDVFSVASQGFSGMFQSFDHRAFIMEDHDEREKKGELHFSKTINSIPYDFNGVDQVGYRFLNDQGFNFINKSADASWGENLNSFDNERVQSSIIISEESSSGRLEGFSVIKSDGSTYVYEESINNYFQYSEVEVNDDGSILKNTNSLNSTFGTSWLLTSVEGSDYVDRPPSGYGPEDWGYWVKFNYTQDDNAEVWRAPFQGTAPTEDPSAKTFSAGIRDVKYLSSVETKTHIASFTPAQKKKTSPTQSLNFVNYPQGVIGSEAGVYDFRGDFSWVEDYLNPGDPFVTVRRYAVGCSAGQVCEPDYDNPTNETTISYNTGIVDYDPAKDVTEIDGGTGLTTSYSCLSVPNSNPPQVLCVFSIAYLEMDQIMNAQKNYQKSLSSISLKEKISNEVIQSISFEYDYSLRPNTNGSTANVSDGADEGSLTLKAIYFKGRNSTLAFPPYRFQYANNDAPFSGMNPGYHIEDIDRWGVYRDPDYDNTLTPQDRANYIRETPQNKNRADKSAAWSLTSITTPNGANIGIEYESDDYFYLNNEQEVSASELVDLNKADASGNFLFISTPSSPLLNMELGDKLILIEKRVTVYSEVGDPSNNTIISQGIIDDVFTYIDIIPALPSYEFDKDISTYVKEDSYTNGDGTAFDKYDQIYTYKLGILKNQVYGGGSRVKSITSKDGTNFQKTLYLYKNGNISSGVIASLPRTALHQKHGLFETDISATSLNYGIVSTGTAFDKKYDSYHMNGEYSYGRPSPGVLYSNVVVMNVDEFDNPINGYTEFEFYTAKDHQYTVEITNEFDSDDRILSIKDYSGIYGKPKATTFYEQINDAPSDAIFRPIGRTEYHYQFSDKLTESANVLGENFVADNDLSKPLGSTQQKYISYHETTNGNWETTRIERINYNVFEFAQTVEEFEYENDTDIVESNKLVKKTRIIGFDKHTGQALVNVTQSEEAGELLIDQTTPAWWKYSGMKTENMLSQSFESKTFRTDEASLSYSIADINDVEILKQYPFPNEDVIASSVNTWSQWGDENVWRKNDSYQYVTGFAYLPFPATDLGYSQSDYVFATSSKPWEMTSNINQYDNFGNVIESSNKDGTFNSVIYDDGNNSLVKAVATNAKFSEVIYLDFEDESNSAGRTGESAKFFNGSLNIAQAPPTPSFGGNYKAYLWLYTTAVTTINGKTIPAESPARWRLIKESLNPGGAINVNGNGYIDDITIIPEYASISYFSYDPVTWKVKTMTSPNHRTTFYEYDDVGRLKLTRDFENNILSKNEYGYSGEFYIAVSPDNPTVSSPVTFTVKNTIDDSDASLSEYIWSFGDGDGAQSTGSNSVTHTYNDAQNFTVSLALKNSDDISRKLIHEVSIGVPINITFDEPSIMDCKTPDDIVLPVPKLADPPAPNVVCDVSLEAFTSNTLGAITYEWSRYDETNDEWNVISGANSSLLELSEEPIGSVTVRLKVTDTTNSTSERTTTIFVGEL from the coding sequence ATGAGAATGAGAACCAAGCATCCAATACCAACCATACACACCATCATGAAGAACTCAGTCAAGATCACAATGCTGCTATGTGCAGTAACTCTATTCATAGGAACTAGCAATACCTGGGCACAAGGACCGGTACAACCCGAAGCCATGCAGTTTGAGCCAGTGGATGTAACCGATGTGGTAAACCTGGCTACTGGGGATTTTGTGTATACCATACCGCTCATGGAAGTCCCGGGACCAGAGGGTGGCTACCCAATTGTGCTTAGTTACCACTCCGGTATTGGCCCCAACCAACCTGCAACCTGGGTGGGACTGGGATGGACCTTAAATCCAGGAGCAATTAACAGAACTATTAGTGGATACCCGGATGACTATGATGGGGATATAGTTAAAACTACCTATAAATCTGACAAAAGAAGCGGTTGGGGAGTTTCAATAGGAGCTGGTTTCGGAAGTTATGGATTGAACATGGAGTATGATACTCATAGAGGTTTTGGAGGAACGGTAAGTTTGGGAATAAAATCAGGTGGGCCTGGATCTGAAACTGGATTAGGAGTCGAATTTGGTTATCACCAAAAAGAAAAGTTTAGTCTCAATGGGTATGCAAGTGTTGCTGGAAAATCTAGAATTTCTATTGGCACAGAAGGTGCAAGTTTTAGTGCTAATAACCTGCCTTTTTCTCCAAGAATAAGTTCAAATGGAGATAATGTTAACCTTTCACTCCAGGCAGGAAGTATTGGAATGTCTCTTAACTCAAATCAGAAAGGCGCTAATTTTGGGATTGCAGGAAGTGGTTTTTCTACTTCTACCACTGCAGGAGGTGGAACATATAACTCATTTAGTTTTTTTCTCCCCATCCCAACACCCTATGGGTTTACGCTAAATTTAGGATACTCAGAATGGGAGTGGTATCTGGATGAATTAGATGTAGAACCTAGTTATGGGTTTTTAAATAAAACTGAGGGGCAAAAGAATGAAAGAATTGCCTCAGGTAAATATCTTTTTCCAGCAAACGATGTATTTAGTGTAGCTTCTCAAGGCTTCTCGGGGATGTTTCAATCTTTTGACCATCGTGCCTTTATCATGGAAGATCATGATGAAAGAGAGAAAAAAGGTGAACTTCATTTTTCTAAAACGATTAATTCAATTCCATACGATTTTAACGGAGTTGATCAGGTAGGATATAGGTTTTTGAATGATCAAGGCTTTAATTTTATAAATAAAAGTGCAGATGCAAGCTGGGGAGAAAATTTAAATTCTTTTGATAACGAAAGAGTTCAGTCTAGTATCATTATTTCGGAAGAGTCATCTAGTGGTAGATTAGAAGGTTTTTCGGTAATAAAAAGTGATGGTAGTACTTATGTATATGAAGAAAGTATAAATAACTACTTCCAGTATTCTGAGGTAGAAGTCAATGATGATGGAAGTATCTTAAAGAACACGAATTCACTTAATTCAACTTTCGGTACTTCCTGGTTATTGACATCAGTAGAAGGGAGTGACTATGTAGATCGACCACCATCTGGTTACGGCCCTGAGGATTGGGGGTATTGGGTTAAGTTTAATTATACCCAGGATGACAATGCAGAAGTTTGGCGCGCTCCCTTTCAAGGCACTGCTCCTACAGAAGATCCATCTGCCAAGACTTTTAGTGCTGGTATAAGAGATGTTAAGTATCTGTCATCTGTTGAGACAAAGACCCATATAGCATCCTTTACACCTGCACAGAAAAAGAAAACGTCGCCAACTCAAAGCCTTAATTTTGTGAATTATCCTCAAGGTGTAATTGGTAGTGAAGCAGGGGTGTATGATTTTAGAGGCGATTTTTCATGGGTTGAAGATTATTTGAATCCTGGAGATCCGTTTGTAACTGTCCGCAGATATGCAGTTGGTTGTAGTGCTGGCCAGGTTTGTGAACCGGATTACGATAATCCTACAAACGAAACCACAATTTCTTATAACACAGGGATAGTTGATTATGATCCAGCTAAAGATGTTACTGAAATAGATGGTGGTACTGGTTTGACAACTTCTTATTCATGTCTATCAGTACCAAATTCAAATCCTCCTCAAGTACTTTGTGTTTTTTCTATTGCTTACCTGGAAATGGATCAAATCATGAATGCCCAGAAGAATTATCAAAAAAGCCTTTCCTCAATTTCATTAAAAGAAAAAATATCAAACGAAGTAATTCAATCTATTTCATTTGAATATGATTATTCTCTCAGACCTAATACCAATGGTTCTACTGCAAATGTAAGTGACGGAGCAGATGAAGGTAGTCTAACCCTTAAAGCGATATATTTTAAAGGAAGAAATAGCACATTGGCTTTTCCTCCATATAGATTTCAATATGCAAATAATGATGCTCCTTTTTCAGGGATGAATCCGGGTTATCATATTGAAGACATAGATAGATGGGGAGTTTACAGAGATCCAGATTATGACAATACTCTTACTCCTCAAGACAGAGCGAATTATATAAGGGAAACACCACAAAATAAAAACAGAGCTGATAAATCAGCAGCGTGGAGTCTTACTAGTATAACTACCCCAAATGGAGCCAATATAGGGATCGAATATGAAAGCGATGACTATTTCTATCTGAATAATGAGCAAGAAGTAAGTGCATCCGAATTAGTTGACCTTAACAAAGCCGATGCATCAGGGAATTTCCTTTTTATTAGCACTCCTAGTTCTCCATTATTGAATATGGAGTTGGGTGATAAGCTGATACTTATTGAAAAGAGGGTAACAGTTTATAGTGAAGTTGGGGATCCAAGTAATAATACTATTATAAGTCAGGGAATTATAGATGATGTTTTTACCTATATAGATATCATCCCTGCCCTTCCAAGCTATGAATTTGATAAAGATATTTCTACCTACGTAAAAGAGGATAGCTATACAAATGGAGATGGGACAGCTTTTGATAAGTATGATCAGATATATACTTATAAGTTGGGTATCCTTAAAAATCAGGTATATGGGGGAGGAAGTCGTGTCAAATCTATTACTTCAAAAGATGGTACTAACTTCCAAAAAACTCTTTATTTATATAAAAATGGAAATATTTCAAGTGGGGTTATAGCATCTCTACCTAGAACTGCATTACATCAAAAACACGGGTTATTTGAAACTGATATTTCAGCTACTTCATTAAACTACGGAATTGTATCAACTGGAACGGCTTTCGATAAAAAGTATGATTCATACCATATGAATGGAGAGTACTCCTATGGTAGACCTTCCCCAGGTGTGCTTTATTCAAATGTAGTAGTAATGAATGTGGATGAATTTGACAATCCCATTAATGGTTATACCGAATTTGAATTCTATACTGCAAAAGATCATCAGTACACTGTTGAAATAACCAATGAGTTTGATTCAGATGATAGAATATTGTCTATAAAAGACTATTCTGGTATCTATGGAAAGCCTAAGGCAACTACATTCTATGAACAGATAAATGATGCTCCTTCGGATGCCATTTTTAGACCTATAGGCAGAACAGAATATCACTATCAATTTAGTGACAAGCTAACAGAGTCAGCAAATGTACTAGGCGAGAATTTTGTGGCAGATAACGATTTGAGTAAGCCTCTCGGAAGTACACAGCAAAAATATATTTCATATCACGAGACTACGAATGGTAACTGGGAAACAACAAGAATAGAGAGAATCAATTACAATGTATTCGAATTCGCTCAAACAGTGGAAGAATTTGAATATGAAAACGATACTGACATAGTAGAGTCAAATAAACTGGTTAAAAAGACCAGAATTATAGGATTTGATAAACATACGGGTCAGGCATTAGTAAATGTAACTCAAAGTGAGGAAGCGGGAGAGCTTCTAATAGATCAAACTACTCCGGCTTGGTGGAAGTATTCGGGGATGAAAACCGAGAATATGCTTTCTCAAAGTTTTGAAAGCAAAACGTTCAGAACAGATGAAGCATCACTTAGTTATTCTATTGCTGATATAAATGATGTTGAGATATTGAAGCAATATCCTTTTCCAAATGAAGATGTTATTGCAAGTTCTGTAAATACCTGGTCTCAATGGGGTGATGAGAATGTCTGGAGAAAGAATGACAGCTATCAATATGTTACTGGGTTTGCTTATCTCCCTTTTCCTGCTACGGATCTTGGATATAGCCAATCTGATTACGTCTTTGCTACTTCTTCTAAACCCTGGGAGATGACATCCAATATTAATCAGTATGATAACTTTGGCAATGTAATAGAGTCTTCTAATAAAGACGGAACTTTCAACTCGGTTATATACGATGATGGTAATAATAGTCTTGTAAAAGCCGTAGCAACAAACGCCAAGTTTTCTGAGGTTATTTATTTAGATTTTGAAGACGAGAGTAACTCTGCTGGTAGGACTGGCGAATCAGCTAAATTCTTTAATGGAAGTCTTAATATAGCCCAAGCTCCACCAACTCCTTCATTTGGTGGTAATTATAAAGCTTATCTTTGGTTGTATACCACCGCTGTTACAACAATTAATGGCAAGACCATACCCGCCGAAAGTCCAGCTCGATGGAGGTTAATCAAGGAAAGTCTTAATCCCGGGGGGGCAATTAATGTAAACGGAAATGGGTATATAGATGATATTACTATTATTCCTGAGTATGCTTCCATAAGCTATTTCTCCTACGATCCTGTTACCTGGAAAGTAAAAACAATGACAAGCCCCAATCATAGAACTACTTTTTATGAATATGATGATGTCGGTAGATTAAAACTTACAAGAGATTTCGAGAACAATATCTTGTCTAAAAATGAGTATGGATACTCAGGAGAATTTTACATAGCTGTTTCTCCGGATAATCCTACGGTTTCTAGTCCGGTAACATTTACAGTTAAAAATACCATTGACGATTCAGATGCTTCATTGTCAGAATATATCTGGAGTTTTGGAGATGGTGATGGTGCTCAAAGTACAGGTAGCAATTCAGTTACCCATACTTATAATGATGCGCAAAACTTTACGGTTAGTTTAGCTTTAAAAAACTCAGATGATATTAGTAGGAAGTTAATTCATGAGGTTTCTATCGGGGTCCCTATAAATATTACATTTGATGAACCTAGCATCATGGACTGCAAAACTCCGGATGATATTGTATTACCAGTTCCAAAACTTGCAGATCCGCCTGCTCCTAATGTTGTATGTGACGTTTCACTTGAGGCTTTTACTTCAAATACGCTTGGAGCGATTACTTATGAGTGGAGTAGATATGATGAAACGAATGATGAATGGAATGTTATAAGTGGTGCTAATTCTAGTTTACTTGAACTAAGTGAAGAGCCAATAGGAAGTGTGACTGTAAGACTAAAAGTTACTGATACAACTAATTCAACATCAGAGAGAACAACAACTATTTTTGTGGGGGAACTATAA